A region of Toxorhynchites rutilus septentrionalis strain SRP chromosome 1, ASM2978413v1, whole genome shotgun sequence DNA encodes the following proteins:
- the LOC129782153 gene encoding uncharacterized protein K02A2.6-like, which translates to MPTTLVSDNGTQITSAEFANFCMANGIEHVTTAPFHPQSNGQAERFVDTFKRTVKKIREGTKAIDEALDIFLLTYRSTPNRSLQDNKSPAEVMFNRQIRTCLELLRPPTVHKPESTTKPDKQPRFYSKDDPVYAKVFTRNSWKWVPGIVSERLGDVMYNVWLEGDRLQRSHINQLRGRTVTDSVPDQLANPGSNCDSKLPLDVLLEAWNLPEPGSTTQGSFPTPATPPSQQASLSGRTLQPSISQQVLCLVLCRLASPHQRQHHQLQPNLNQQLRQIRW; encoded by the coding sequence ATGCCCACAACCCTGGTATCGGACAATGGAACCCAGATCACCAGCGCTGAGTTCGCAAACTTCTGCATGGCAAATGGAATAGAACATGTAACTACTGCACCGTTCCATCCACAGTCGAACGGGCAAGCCGAACGATTTGTGGACACGTTCAAACGCACCGTTAAAAAAATTCGAGAGGGGACAAAAGCTATCGATGAAGCCTTGGACATTTTTCTGCTTACGTACCGGAGCACGCCAAACCGCTCCCTACAGGATAACAAATCGCCAGCCGAGGTCATGTTCAATCGTCAAATCAGAACGTGCCTCGAGTTGCTTCGTCCACCAACAGTTCATAAGCCGGAATCAACTACAAAACCTGATAAACAGCCGAGGTTTTATAGCAAAGACGATCCAGTTTACGCCAAGGTCTTCACTAGAAACAGTTGGAAATGGGTACCTGGCATCGTATCAGAACGACTGGGAGACGTCATGTATAACGTATGGTTAGAAGGCGATCGACTGCAGCGCTCACACATCAATCAGCTACGAGGTCGAACCGTGACTGATTCAGTACCAGATCAGTTGGCAAATCCAGGGAGCAATTGCGATTCAAAGCTACCCTTGGATGTTTTACTTGAAGCCTGGAACTTACCAGAACCAGGTTCGACTACACAAGGTTCATTTCCCACTCCTGCAACACCACCATCTCAGCAAGCATCCTTATCAGGCAGAACATTGCAACCTTCTATTTCGCAACAAGTCCTGTGTCTAGTCCTTTGTCGTCTGGCCAGTCCCCATCAACGTCAACATCATCAGCTTCAACCGAATTTGAATCAGCAGTTGAGGCAGATCCGGTGGTAA
- the LOC129761743 gene encoding COX assembly mitochondrial protein 2 homolog produces the protein MHTDLSPHLHTPECNSLIDLLKKCHDENKFAKFFGACNTFDQQVVVCLKKERQERSRRNREQAREKHLQIRERMRQLDAEEASKN, from the exons ATGCATACGGATCTGTCCCCTCATTTACACACTCCGGAATGTAATAGTCTCATTGATTTATTAAAAAAGTGTCACGACGAG AACAAATTTGCCAAATTTTTTGGCGCATGTAACACCTTCGACCAGCAAGTAGTCGTGTGTCTCAAAAAGGAGCGCCAGGAAAGAAGTCGACGGAATCGAGAGCAAGCTCGTGAGAAACACCTTCAAATACGGGAACGGATGCGACAGCTTGATGCGGAAGAGGCATCGAAAAACTAA
- the LOC129761742 gene encoding protein Abitram yields the protein MTDLESYYLQEEPQIICGETVPSIVEDYAVNYPSIVDRFFTRYYYVYPGKEDEPHLVLFHSNRICLIGLKPGHVAFKLGIESVSFEVGRIDRSQNHVSGKKKSGGMIVQADSTLALITCKDGSVYKVRGCVQGKLVEVNQNVTRDLELLGTEGEGYIAVVMPKPEQCETIKGKLRTHLESDTCGY from the coding sequence ATGACCGATTTGGAAAGCTATTACCTACAGGAAGAGCCGCAAATAATTTGCGGTGAAACAGTACCATCAATCGTGGAGGATTACGCCGTGAACTATCCTTCGATTGTGGATCGGTTCTTCACACGATACTATTATGTGTATCCCGGAAAGGAAGACGAGCCACATTTGGTGCTGTTCCATTCAAATAGGATCTGTCTGATTGGGCTGAAACCCGGGCATGTGGCTTTCAAACTTGGCATCGAATCGGTTTCGTTCGAGGTGGGTAGAATCGATCGCAGCCAGAATCATGTGAGTGGGAAGAAGAAAAGCGGAGGGATGATAGTACAGGCTGACTCGACGTTGGCTTTGATCACGTGTAAAGATGGTAGCGTCTATAAAGTTCGTGGCTGTGTACAGGGCAAACTGGTTGAGGTGAATCAGAATGTAACGCGGGATTTGGAACTGCTAGGAACTGAAGGAGAAGGATATATTGCTGTCGTTATGCCTAAACCAGAACAGTGTGAGACTATCAAAGGGAAACTGAGGACACATTTGGAGTCTGACACCTGCGGATATTAG
- the LOC129774768 gene encoding regulator of telomere elongation helicase 1 homolog yields the protein MPKNVIKGIAVDFPFEPYQVQEVFMAKIMDCLWNGTNGVLESPPGTGKTLSLLCSTLAWTQSRKALAQANAKKSKTTELKIGQKEKLNRLANRKVLRSLNGNTDAEEEKRSVPRIIYASRTHLQLTQAMRELKKTSYSSMNAVSLGSRQRLCIHPDVSTGEGNSAKTSMCNATIKSQNCSFYSKVENNRSKSAVTDCSLMDIEDMMQFGKSTKTCPFFFSKQLAENADIIFMLHNELLDPRVRKANKFDISNTIIILDEAHIVPKLCEEYASTRFKSSDIALCIGDINSVIENSYPVPRSCTKNFTRHQLTGLKDLLLRLGNVLDNIKVPSEGGRTFSGTYIFDLLEKVNIKESNCHVLTDLLDNIIQYIAVVTRKNSFMRRGGLQNFAEFLATVFAGRGPQYRQSIDKCYKVHIDLEEPEKVRGKVKQTINVNAKELNFWCLNPGFVMRQLLEDNVRSIILTSGTLAPVKPFASELDIPIAVQLENPHIIEDNQVCVKILRQGPDKECLDSSFNNRNNPKYIESLGRTILAFAPVIQGGLLVFFGSNQLLRKCQESWQASDLWAQISQIKPIFLESREKGDTQNSAYRYTRKIQKPNGNGAIFIAVCRGKFSEGIDSTEVTGRALMMIGLPLPPSKDTRVMLKKEYLQGLRTEENGLVTGDEWYSIEATRAVNKAIGCMVSHRYDYGAILLCDVRFHNPRQKAQLSTWVQKHLPTTQSQTFGPIIGEVAKFFRRAEKLEYSWMPPPLSLARAKLVESLEEEKNLQYIKHNFVPVAKSRKRTSDKHVVPESILQIYIQDHLPDRSENVMNTDPMPGTTQGLIAENDSPTRQVPRIRDDLMKVIRSLLSSESYEKFRRAFESYRRTDDFAHVMSAMMEAFGRPDLLYLLRAMRGSMKAEHRTLFDARIKQEYGVVRAPSAAKQLRF from the exons ATGCCAAAAAACGTAATCAAAGGTATTGCGGTCGATTTTCCTTTCGAGCCCTACCAAGTGCAGGAAGTTTTTATGGCCAAAATTATGGATTGTTTGTGGAATGGCACCAACGGTGTTCTAGAATCTCCGCCAGGGACCGGAAAAACTCTGAGCTTGCTTTGTTCGACTCTAGCATGGACACAGAGCAGAAAAGCTTTAGCTCAAGCAAACGCGAAGAAAAGCAAAACAACTGAGTTGAAGATTGGTCAGAAGGAAAAGCTGAATCGGTTGGCGAACAGAAAAGTGCTTCGAAGTCTGAACGGAAACACTGACGCGGAGGAGGAAAAACGGAGCGTCCCGAGGATAATTTACGCTTCGAGAACACATTTGCAATTGACGCAAGCAATGCGGGAGCTGAAGAAAACAAGCTACAGCTCCATGAACGCTGTTTCTCTGGGATCTCGTCAACGACTGTGTATTCATCCTGATGTGTCGACGGGGGAGGGGAATTCGGCAAAAACGTCTATGTGCAACGCGACAATTAAGTCCCAAAATTGCTCGTTCTACAGCAAAGTGGAAAACAACAGAAGCAAGTCAGCAGTAACGGACTGCAGTTTGATGGACATCGAGGATATGATGCAGTTTGGTAAGAGCACTAAGACCTGTCCATTTTTCTTTTCAAAGCAATTGGCAGAAAATGCGGACATAATTTTTATGCTGCACAATGAATTGTTAGACCCAAGAGTTCGCAAGGCGAACAAATTTGACATTTCGAACACAATCATCATTCTCGATGAGGCGCACATCGTACCAAAATTGTGCGAGGAGTATGCTTCAACGCGGTTCAAATCGTCCGACATTGCTCTTTGTATTGGAGATATCAACTCGGTGATTGAAAACTCGTACCCTGTTCCAAGAAgctgtacaaaaaattttaCTAGGCATCAATTGACTGGGTTGAAAGATCTGTTACTCAGGCTAGGAAATGTGCTTGATAATATTAAGGTACCATCAGAGGGAGGGAGAACATTTTCCGGGACGTATATATTTGATCTTCTCGAGAAGGTTAAT ATAAAAGAAAGCAACTGTCATGTTTTGACTGATCTACTGGATAATATCATTCAATACATTGCTGTCGTTACCCGGAAGAACTCGTTTATGCGTCGTGGAGGGTTGCAAAACTTTGCGGAGTTTCTGGCAACTGTTTTCGCCGGTAGGGGCCCTCAGTACCGACAATCGATCGATAAATGTTACAAGGTGCACATCGATCTCGAGGAACCGGAGAAGGTTCGTGGAAAGGTAAAGCAAACAATCAATGTGAACGCTAAGGAGCTCAATTTCTGGTGCTTGAATCCGGGCTTCGTTATGCGCCAATTGTTGGAGGATAATGTAAGAAGTATTATTTTGACGAGCGGTACACTAGCACCGGTAAAGCCTTTCGCTAGTGAACTGGACATTCCAATAGCGGTTCAACTGGAGAACCCACACATTATTGAGGACAATCAGGTTTGCGTTAAAATTTTGCGACAGGGTCCAGATAAGGAATGTCTCGATTCGAGCTTCAACAACCGTAACAATCCAAAGTATATCGAAAGCCTGGGTCGAACGATTTTGGCCTTCGCTCCGGTCATCCAAGGTGGATTGTTAGTATTCTTCGGCTCCAATCAATTGTTGCGCAAATGTCAAGAATCGTGGCAGGCATCTGACCTTTGGGCTCAGATTAGTCAAATTAAGCCAATTTTTTTGGAGTCTCGGGAAAAGGGTGATACCCAAAATAGCGCGTATCGATATACTAGGAAAATACAGAAACCAAATGGGAATGGAGCCATTTTTATTGCTGTTTGCAGAGGAAAATTTTCCGAAGGAATCGATTCCACCGAGGTGACGGGTCGAGCTCTAATGATGATCGGACTTCCGTTGCCACCTTCGAAAGACACACGAGTGATGCTTAAAAAAGAGTATCTACAAGGCCTTCGAACTGAAGAAAATGGGTTAGTAACTGGCGATGAATG GTACTCAATTGAGGCAACTAGGGCGGTTAACAAAGCTATCGGATGCATGGTTAGCCATAGATATGACTACGGTGCCATCCTTCTCTGTGACGTTCGTTTTCACAACCCTCGACAGAAGGCACAGCTTTCAACCTGGGTCCAGAAGCATTTACCGACTACCCAGTCCCAAACGTTCGGGCCGATTATTGGTGAGGTCGCGAAATTTTTTCGAAGAGCGGAAAAACTCGAATATTCATGGATGCCACCCCCTCTCAGCCTTGCGCGGGCAAAGTTAGTAGAAAGTTTAGAAGAAGAAAAGAACCTGCAATATATAAAGCACAATTTCGTGCCCGTAGCAAAGTCAAGAAAGAGAACATCCGATAAACATGTAGTCCCCGAATCCATCCTTCAAATTTACATACAAGATCACCTCCCTGATAGATCGGAAAACGTTATGAACACGGACCCGATGCCAGGTACAACGCAGGGTTTGATAGCGGAGAATGATAGTCCTACTCGGCAGGTACCTCGCATCCGGGATGATCTAATGAAAGTGATCCGTTCGTTACTCAGTTCGGAGAGCTATGAAAAGTTTCGTCGTGCTTTCGAGAGCTACAGAAGAACGGATGACTTTGCGCATGTTATGTCGGCTATGATGGAAGCATTCGGTAGACCAGATCTTCTGTATTTGCTGAGGG CTATGCGGGGATCTATGAAGGCAGAACATCGGACACTTTTCGATGCTAGAATAAAACAAGAATACGGGGTTGTACGAGCACCGAGTGCAGCTAAACAACTAAGATTTTGA